From the genome of Erinaceus europaeus chromosome 1, mEriEur2.1, whole genome shotgun sequence:
GGGAGGTTGGTTCAGAGTAAACATTCCAGCCCCCAATTACTGAATGGCAATAAAACTTTTTCCCTTTGTGCAAAAGCTGATGTAACAGTTTGGCTgtgtgtgagagatggttaggtttTCTCTTCAAATAAACACGAATAAAACAACTATTTAGTACAAAAATGTTATCTACGACCACTTGTGGCCAGTagctttgtattctttaggtcggATCATAGTTCCTTTACAGTggttgctaatcctccagcagagaccctgagactctttctttccttagacaATGGGGAAGACTATGAGTTCTGaaacccagcccaggggtggaggagccagttctgcatcaggtataaaagaCAAAAAGACGGGAGAAGGGTGATGGAGGCGTGCTGCTACCTGACTGCCACTGTTGGCAGCACACCCTTttacaaaagaataaatgccttgcttcaacttttttgccttgacaagtaattttaattggacatcatttacaacaTATGGTCCCAAGCAGTGGGCCCATTATTCACTTCAATACTAATGAAAACTGAGACACAAACAAGACAGAAGTTTATTAATAtaggcatcacacacacacatggaagaGCCCCGTGAGGGCTAACTCTAAGGAGTGGTTAGAACTTGAACTTAAATAGCTGTTTGGTTTTTCtttgcttggtttttttgtttgtttgttttttaaactggAGAACTGTTCAGCCCTGGCCTAGCTGCAGTTTTGAACATGGAACTTTGGAGctgcaggtatgagagtctctttgcatagccactatgctcttATGCCCTGACTTACACAGCATCTTAACAAAGAAAACAATATATGTTTAGAGAAGTGGCAAAACAAAAGAGCTTTTGAGTTTCTAGAGAGGTAAATTgtggatgtaaaaaaaaaaaaaaaaaccatggagGAAAGTAATGGCAAATAATACTAGTAAGGTTTGGAGTGGAAAGTTCTCTGGGTGAAAGAGGACTGGCTCAGGCATTAACTTCTGTTTCCCCAGTAGTGAAGAGAGGGTGGCTGCTTTTGAGAACTTTTGTCCTGCTTAGAGACAGAAAATGGAAAGcagagaactttttttaaaaaaaactttcatttctttgtattttatttgatagagatagcataattgagaagggggaggtaggagggagggaaaaagagagacacctgcagcaccacacCACTTGAGAAatgtcccccctacagatggggacagggggttcaaacccaggcccttgcacatggtaacttatgtgctcaaccaagcacctaactaccacctggtccctgaggaCTTTTCTTCTATCTGCTTTAGAACCTGTGTTTATCTGTTTAgcaggacagaaactgaaagaaggggaggcagaaagggggaaatagcgACAACTGCAGCCCCgcctcaccgctcatgaagctccccacctgcagatggatcctggggcttgaactcaggtcctctgtATATGACACGGGCTCACCTGGTCCTCTGTATATGACAGGGCCACctatctcctcagcctctccCGCGTGTGATGCGGGTTCACCAGGCCCCACCGCCGCCATCTCCTCCTCAGCCTCTGAGTGTGACGGACTCACCAGGCCCCACCGCCGCCTGAGCCCGGGCGACCTGCCCTGCAGCATGGCTTTTGCGCTCGCCCTCTGCTACACGCGCTGGGAGGCCTCAGCTCCCTGATGTCCGCGCAGAAAACTACAGAGCAGGACGCGCGCCCAGCCCCCGCGAGACTATGgacccagcgcccagcgcccacGAGACTATGGACCCAGCGCCCAGAAGCCCCCGCGAGACTATGGACCCAGCGCCCAGAAGCCCCCGCGAGACTGGACCCAACGCCCAGCCCCCGCGAGACTATGgacccagcgcccagcgcccacGAGACTATGGACCCCGCGCCCAGAAGCCCCCGCGAGACTATGGACCCAACGCCCAGAAGCCCCCGCGAGACTATGgacccagcgcccagcgcccacGAGACTATGGACCCAGCGCCCAGAAGCCCCCGCGAGACTGGACCCAACGCCCAGAAGCCCCCGCGAGACTATGgacccagcgcccagcgcccacGAGACTATGGACCCAGCGCCCACGAGACTATGgacccagcgcccagcgcccacGAGACTATGGAACCAGCGCCCAGAAGCCCCCGCGAGACTGGACCCAACGCCCAGAAGCCCCCGCGAGACTATGgacccagcgcccagcgcccacGAGACTATGGACCCAGCGCCCAGAAGCCCCCGCGAGACTATGGACCCAACGCCCAGAAGCCCCCGCGAGACTATGgacccagcgcccagcgcccacGAGACTATGgacccagcgcccagcgcccacGAGACTATGGACCCAGCGCCCAGAAGCCCCCGCGAGACTATGGACCCAACGCCCAGAAGCCCCCGCGAGACTATGGACACAGCGTCCTCAGAAACCCGCAAGACCATGGATCCCACTCCCCAGAAGCCCCCGCGTGACTATGGATCCCACGCATCCAGAAACCCTGCGTGACCATGGATCCCACGGAACCAGAAGCCCCCACGTGACCATAGATCCCACGCCCCCAGAAACCCAGGCCTGTTTATGGATCCCACAACCCCAGAAGCCCACGAGCACCTATGGACACCGCGCCCCAGAAGGCCCTGAGACTATGGACCCCGTGCCCCAGCAGCCCCTGCGCCCTATAAACCCCCCACAAATCCCAGCAGCCCACGCGCGCCTATAACCCCGCGCCCCCAGCAGCCCCCACGCGCCTATAACCCCGCGACCCAGCAGCCCCCGCGCGCCTATAACCCCGCGACCCAGCAGCCCCCCGCGCGCCTATAAATCCCGCGCCCCCAGCAGCCCCGCGCGTCTATAAATCCCGCGCCCCCAGCAGCCCCCGCGCGTCTATAAATCCCGCGCCCCCAGCAGCCCCGCGCGTCTATAAATCCCGCGCCCCCAGCAGCCCCCGCGCGTCTATAAATCAGGCGCCCCCAGCAGCCCCCGCGCGTCTATAAATCCCGCGCCCCCAGCAGCCCCCGCGCGTCTATAAATCCCGCGCCCCCAGCAGCCCCCGCGCGCCTATAACCCCGCGACTCAGCAGCCCCGCGCGCCTATAACCCCGCGCCCCCAGCAGCCCCCGCGCGCCTATAAATCCCGCGCCCCCAGCAGCCCCGCGAGCCACTCCAGCCTCCGAGCCGCTGCCAGCTGCCCACAGACCGAGGCCCGTGCGGGTTTCCACTTCCTGAGGCGGCTCCGCCCAGCAGCCTCACTTCAGACCCGCTCGCCTTCTCAGGACTATCACCAGGGCCTAGAGCCGCCACCATGAGGTGAGCTCAACCCGCCCCATTCCCCAGCGTCCTGAAGAGAATCTCCCCACGCTAAGTAAACTAGGCCGCCCGCCCGGGGACCTGAGGTGAGGGCCCCGCCCCCCAACACCTGAGGTGAGGACCCCGCCCTGTCCCCTAACAACTGAGGTGAGGACCGTGCCCTGTCCCCTAACACCTGAGGTGAGGACCCCGCCCTGTCCCCTAACAACTGAGGTGAGGACCACGCCCTGTCCCTAACACCTGAGGTGAGGACCCCGCCCTGTCCCCAACACCTGAGGTGAGGACCCCGCCCTGTCCCCTAACACCTGAGGTGAGGACCCCGCCCTGTCCCCTAACAACTGAGGTGAGGACCACGCCCTGTCCCTAACACCTGAGGTGAGGACCCCGCCCTGTCCCCTAACAACTGAGGTGAGGACCCCGCCCTGTCCCCAACACCTGAGGTGAGGACCCCGCCCTGTCCCCAACACCTGAGGTGAGGACCCCGCCCTGTCCCCTAACAACTGAGGTGAGGACCACGCCCTGTCCCTAACACCTGAGGTGAGGACCCCGCCCTGTCCCCTAACACCTGAGGTGAGAACCCCGCCCTGTCCCCTAACACCTGAGGTGAGGACCCCGCCCTGACCCCTAACAACTGAGGTGAGGACCCCGCCCTGTCCCCAACACCTGAGGTGAGGACCCCGCCCTGTCCCCTAACACCTGAGGTGAGGACCCCGCCCTGTCCCCAACACCTGAGGTGAGGACCCCGCCCTGTCCCCTAAACCTTTGAGGGCCCCCCGCGCTGTCTCCCAACACCTGAGGTGTAGGCCCCGCATTTGTCCCCTAACACATGAGGTGACGGCCCCGCCCCTGTCCCCTAACACCTGAGGTGAGGGACCAACCCTGTCTCCAACACCTGAAGTGAGGACCCCGCCCTGTCCCCTAACACCTGAGGTGAGggacctgcccctgccccctaacACCTGATGTGAGGGCCCGCCCTGTCTCCCAACACCTGAGGTGAGGGCCCAGCCCTGCCCCCTAACACCTGAGGTGAGGGACCCGccctgtcccctaaacctgtgagggccccccccccccgcgctgtCTCCCAACACCTGAGGTGTAGGCCCCGCATTTGTCCCCTAACACATGGGGTGACGGCCCCGCCCCTGTCCCCTAACACCTGAGGTGAGGACCCCACCCTGTCTCCCAACACCTGAAGTGAGTACCCAGCCCTGTCCCCTAACACCTGAGGTGAGGACCCAGCTCTGACCCCTAACACCTGAGGTGAGGACCCAGCCCTGTCCCCTAACACCTGAAGTGAGGGCCCCACACTGTCCCCTAACACCTGAGGTGAGGCCCCCGCCCTGTCCCCAACACCTGAGGTGAAGACCCGCCCTATCACCTAACACCTGAGGTGAGGACCCTGCCCTGTCCCCTAACACCTGAGGTAGGTCTCTGCCCTGTCCCCTAACACCTGAGGTGAGGGACCCGCCCCTGCCCCCTAACACCTGAGGTGAGGACCCCGCCCTGTCCCCTAACACCTGAGGTGAGGGCCCTGTCCTGTCTCCCAACACCTGAGGTGAGGACCCCGCCCTGTCCCCTAACACCTGAGGTGAGGGCCCCGCCCTGTCCCCAACACCTGAGGTGAGGGACCCGTCCTCTAAGGACCTGAGGTGTGGGCCCCGCATTTGTCCCCTAACACATGAGGTGACGGCCCCACCCTGTCCCCTAACACCTGAGGTGAAGACCTGCCCTGTTCCCTAACACCTGAGGTGAGGCCCCTGACCCCTGTCCCCTAACACCTGAGgtgagtgccctgcccctgtccccTAACACCTGAGGTGGGGCTCCTGACCCCTGTCCCCTAATAGACCTGAGGTGAGGGCCCTGCCCCTGTCCCCTAACACCTGAGGTGAAGTTATGCCAAGTTCCTTCATCAGAACCATAGAAAGCGATCAAAACCCATTTTCAGCTTCCATATAGAGAGCCAAATAAAGAGCACGCTAAGCTATAAAGACACATGGGAAGATTTAAGTGGAAGAAATTTTGTAGTTGTTAACAGAGGAATGGGAGGCCTAGCAAGTTCTTCCAAATCTTGTTTGTTTGCTAAGACTGTACTTCGGGACTGGACATGCCTTAAGTCTTAAGTATATGAtttcattgattcattcattcagcactatttattgaactTCTGTCATAAGTGCTGAGGACAGAGATGAAACAATCAAATCAGCAAGGACCCTATTTCATGtgagaaataaaataagtgagTTAGTGATCAACATGATTAAGAACTGCAGCTAATAATAACTAAGGGAAATAAAATAGTAcccagtttgtgtgtgtgtatgacataAAATGGAGAGCTATTTTAGATAGCTCTGCCACAGGTGGTTTCTTGAGTAGGGAATATTTGAGCTGAGTTATAGTAAAGAGCTAGTCATGCTGAGAATTAACAACAGGATTCCAAGTTGTGTAAGAACAACAGGTGCAAAATTCCTTGAACTTGATATGTTCACGATAGGAAGAAGACAGTATGTCTAAAACAGTGAACAAGAACAGTAGCAGAGAATGTTGGGCAGGTAAACAAAACCAATTCCTTTGGGAGCATGTAGGACATGGCAAAGACTGGGCTTATCTAGGTGTTGGGATGCCTTTAGGAACTTTCAAATGAATGACAAACTAGTTTACATTTTCAGAAGGTTTACTAGTACTCCGTGGAGACAAGAATTCAAGCAGGGAACCCCAATTTTTGCCCTAGTCAAAGGAAAGATAATTATGAGTTAGACTAGGAAAGTAGAAGTGAAAATAGAGGAAAGTAGATAGATTTGAGATGTATCTGGATGGTATAATTAAAAGAACTTActaggggagtcgggtgttagtgaagcgggttaagcttacacaaagtgcaaggaccagcttaaggatcccagttcgagcccccggctccgcacctgcaggggagttgcttcacaggcggtgaagcaggtctgcaggtctctctttctctccccctttctgtcctcccctcctctctccacttctctttctcctatccaacaacaatgacatcaataacaactacaataataactacaacaacaacaacaaaaaactgggTTGGATGAAAAgctaagaggaaaagagaaattggTGATCAGGGTATTTGGCCTGTGGAGCTAAGAGGTGCCAAATATGGTGGAGGAAATATGAGAGAAAAATAGGTCCAGGGAATTGAGATTTCTGCACTGAATATTTAAGAGACCAACTGAATATCTAGTAGAAGATATGAACTAAAGTTAGATGAGTCTGAATTCTGGCACAAGATCAGAAATAGAAGAAATGTGTTTGAAGGTCATCAACACATCAATCAGTAAGTCTTTATTTGTAGTGTGGGAGAAAAGTATTCTGATTCTCTTAATAGTGATGGTAATTATATCTTTGAGAACTAAGATGACCCTTCCTTCTTGTCACTTAAGTATATTTTCCTCAGTTCTTTGGTTATTTGAGAGAATCACTTATCCTTCAATAGATCTCTCTGTCACTCCATATATGAAGCACTGTTTACATTACATTATGGTGAGCTCCAGCTCAGAATAATTTTAGCATTATAGAATGTTGtgactttaaatattttaaatgattggTTGCTTAAAGATCTTAAGTCTCTGGCATGTTTTTCCAGTGGGCCTCTTACCTGCTTTTTAAAAGACTGCCTtaaacaactactggatggcttcagtcatgtagaatatagataattaaaacatgcaacttgtaaaataaataaataccaagctGTCTCCCAGACTTGGTGagagctatggtggttatcagagagGAAAGAAGCACAAAATTTTGTCtgggtgcagtgtgaaactatacccctgaagtCTTACAAACTTACTAAATCCCTAAATAAGGAAACAAAATTGCTTGAAAAATCCCTTCttataggaaagctaccaggggaggggatgggatgaggagttctggtggtggaaattgtgtggagttgtacccctcttacccaatggtttttgtcaatgtttcctttctataaataaaatttttttttaaactgcaaaggtaaaaagaaaaacccttcttgttttctttttagattcTACTGAGGCAAAGCAAATGTTATATGCATTAGATAATAGCATTTATTTTAAAGCATATCATTCGAACAAAGTACTCCCTTTTTTtccattaaataatattttttggtTGGAAAGCATAGAGTTTTGGTCTGGCACCACTAGGTTTGACTCCTGGGGAGCCACTTTAGAGCTGTGCATTCTTGAATTGAATCTGGAATTGAAACTGTCTTCCAATCCTCATCCATAAAATTGTGAAAATAACCaagtaattataaaattaaaactgcaaaagtaaaataataatattagccTTTTATCCATCTCAAACTGTGCTTCTCCTCATTACTTTGCTTTTTCTGAtgccttttccccttcctccttttttcttcctttcccctccccttttttctgcAGTAATGGTACATCTCTGCCTCCTTCAGTATACTTTTTTCTTATTCTCCCGATATCACTATTCATTATACGAAATTAATTTCATATTAATCTTGGGCTaggtttatatttattattttcaaggATAGTAAAtagtaatatttaaataataatatttttaaatacgtctcttttaaaaaaaggtgttcttgggagtcaggcggtagcgcagttggttaaatgcacatggcataaagcacagggactggcttaagtatCCCCTTCGAGCCAGTCTCCCTACCTGCGGGAGGGGGggcacttcgcaagcggtgaagcaggcctgcaggtgtccatgtttctccccttctctgtctcccctcctctctccatttctctcagtcctattcaacaatgacggcatcaagaacaacaataacaataaaacaacaaaggcaacaaaagggaataaataaataatttttttaaaattaggtgTTCCTTGTGGGTTAATGTTTGCCAGAGAATAAATAGATACCTGAAAATTGAAACCCTGTCATCTTTCCAGAACTAACTTTTCAATGACAATTTTTTGTACATgagtgacatttcccagttttccacataatggtttatagtcgacagtataatacaatagtttgtacatgcatgacctttcccagtttttcacataatggtttataatcaatagtaaaatacagtagtttgtacatgcataacatttcccagttttccacataatagtttatagttggcagtaaaatacaatagtttgtacatgtgtaacatttctcagtgatagttttttaaactttatttctgttagagacagagaaattgagagggagtagaagagaagacagagataccttgcagcactgcttcaccacttgtgaagcttcctccctgcagttggggattggcgacttgaacccaggtccttgcacatggcaacatatgtgctctacaatGCTACCTCCCAGCATTTTACTGATGAGAATTTAAGAAAATGTTTATGGGACATAACTGTACACAGAGGAAACTAGTATAAAGCTGTGGGAATATAATTCTAagatctaataataaaataataataagcaaagaATATTTGAGGTTTAAAATTATTTCCTgtattcaaaaattaaaaaggatttcttttttgtcttgGACAGTGAAATTCCTAAGGATTCTTTGAAGGACATTCTGTTGGAACTAGAGTGTCACTTTACATGGAATTTACTCAAGGAAGATATTGATCTGCTTGATGTGGAAGATACAATTGGCCAACAACTTGAGTTTCTTACCACACAATCCAGACTCACTCTTTATAATTTACTGGCATATGTGAAACACCTAAAAGGCCAAAATAAAGATGCACTGGTGTGCTTGGAGCAAGCAGAAGAAATAATCCATCAAGAACACTCAGACAAAGAAGTACAAAGACTGGTCACTTGGGGAAACTACTCCTGGGTTTATTATCACATGGACCATTTTAAAGAAGCTCAGAAGTACATAGACAAGATTGGGGAGGTATGCAAGAAGTTGTCCAGCCCTTCTAGCTACAAGTTGGAGCATCCTAAGATTGACTGTGAGAAAGGGTGGGCACTTTTGAAATTTGGGGGAAAGTATTACCAAAAGGCTAAAGTGGCTTTTGAGAAGGCTCTGGAAGTGGAGCCTGACAACCCAGAATTTAACATTGGCTATGCCATCACTGTGTATCGACTGGATGATTCTGACAGAGAAGGGTCTGTAAAGAGTTTTTCCCTGGGACCTCTGAGGAAGGCTGTTACCCTGAATCCAGGTAACACCTACATCAAGGTTTTcctagcactgaagcttcaaGATGTACATGCTGAAGATGAAGGGGAAAAGTATATTGAAGAAATCCTGGACCAAATACCATCTCAATCTTATGTCCTTCGTTATGCAGCCAAATTCTACAGGAGAAAAAATTCCTGGGACAAAGCTCTTGAACTTTTGAAAAAAGCCTTGGAAGTGACACCAACCTCTTCTTTCCTGCATCATCAAATGGGACTTTGCTACCGGGCGCAAATGATCCAAATCAAGAAGGCCACACATAATAAACCAAAAGGAAAGGATAAGCTGAAAGTTGATGAGCTGGTTTCATCTGCTGTACTTCACTTCAAAGCAGCTGTAGAACGAGACTCTATGTTTGCATTTGCCTACACAGACCTGGCCAACATGTATGCTGAGGCAGGGCAGTATAGAAATTCTGAAGACATTTTCCAGAAAGCCCTTCGTCTGGAAAACATAACTGATGATCACAAACATCAGATCCATTACCACTATGGCCGCTTTCAGGAATTTCACTGTAAATCAGAGAGTACTGCCATTCACCATTACTTGGAAGCTTTAAAGGTCAAAGACAGGTCATCCCTGCGCACCAAACTAACAGGTTCTCTGAAGAAACTGGCTTCCAAGAGACTTGGTCACAATGGTTTTGATTTGCAGAGTTTAAATGCCCTTGGGTTTGTTTATAAgttggagggagagaagaggcagGCTGCTGAGTGCTATGAAAGAGCCCAGAAACTAGACCCAGAAAATGCAGAATTCCTTACTGCTCTCTGTGAGCTCCGACTTTCTATGTGAACATTAGTTATAAGCTTTTCCATCTATTTTGTGTTCttatatttgtgtttatttttcagtCTGTTGTTCATTATAGTTTTTCTTGACTACTGTGTACGAAGCCATGCTAAATAATTACATTATgatgactctttaaaaaaaattaaggtgtttttatttgtttaccagagaatagctcaactttggtttatggtggtgctggggtttaaacataggacttcagagcctcaggtatgaaagcctgtTACATAAAGTGCTGTGCGTTACCTCTGGCCCCCATATGAATAATCATTTTGTTTTCCTACATTATAATATTGTACTGCTAATTGAGAAATAATATCATTTCAGCTGTTGTAATGTTTGTAAAATGGTATGACTAATATGTCTTTATATCCTTTGTCTCTACTACTTGGAACAATTTTCAGAGTAAATTTAATCAAAATGCTCTGTATTCACTTACACAGTGAGCATTATCCTACATTAGTCTATCACCTAGGTCAGGAGCACTCTAGAGTGCAAAACTGCTAGTTAAATTTTTAACTATGTAGCTTGCAAGAAATGGAACCTCTCAGTTACAGTTGTTCTGTCTTTGATGAGGATCATTAATGACTAATCTGATTGCCATTTAAAGATTCCTCTTGTTGGATGAAAAAAGttcataataataaaacatttgtcAAAGCTGATGACttcattaaaaggaaaaaaaagagcatggAAAAGTGTTTTTAAATATAGAACTTTAGGGACCCATGAGAAATCACCCCAAATATTCATTAACTAGCTAGACATAATTATAAAAGAGAGATGAATAAAAAATCATCAACATCAAGTTTCTTTGGGTCTTTTAACTAGAAGAATAAACCTAAATTGAGCCTAGTGTTAATTTTATTCCTTCTAGTAAAATTGTAGTACTTTTAGGTTAGGTCATTGATATTTAAAGCAAATCTTAACATGTTGTCAGAGAAAAATTATAAACAAGTGAATAAACTAAATGTCCCTAACCTCTCTCTAAATTACCAAGGTTTCAGTAATTTAGTTTAGGATCTGGACAGAGTTGAGTTATGCTCCCAGTTTCTGATCTTTGTTTAACTGTTTTAGTATCTCATTATTACATCTATGaagctttttcttttgtctcaagTTTTCAGATTGGTTTCCTAGAGCTTCTTCAGGAAAATGGAAGCCCAGTTTTCAGTTTTAATGTCCATATTGAGGGCTTGCTACTTAAGGGCTCCTATCCCAGGTAACTTTTAAGTTGGGGTGTTGCTAAAAGTGACTtttctagtgctttttttttcttttttatttataaactactTTCACAGCATTAGTGGAAAGTGTGTTATGCAATTTAATCCTCCATATCACCAATGTAGTTGTTAAAAAATactcatgtgtgtatgtatgtatgtgtgtgtatatatatatatgtatgtatgtgtttaattttgtctttttctgtttttactttaaattttatgaCTTTGATGCAAAAGTAATGCATCCTCACTGTACAATTTCAAGTGAGACAgaagtaaatatatttaaaataacttttcttaTTCAATCCAGTTTGATGTGTCTGTTTTTCCTATGCATGTTcaaatgtacatgtatatatgctGCAG
Proteins encoded in this window:
- the IFIT5 gene encoding interferon-induced protein with tetratricopeptide repeats 5, encoding MSEIPKDSLKDILLELECHFTWNLLKEDIDLLDVEDTIGQQLEFLTTQSRLTLYNLLAYVKHLKGQNKDALVCLEQAEEIIHQEHSDKEVQRLVTWGNYSWVYYHMDHFKEAQKYIDKIGEVCKKLSSPSSYKLEHPKIDCEKGWALLKFGGKYYQKAKVAFEKALEVEPDNPEFNIGYAITVYRLDDSDREGSVKSFSLGPLRKAVTLNPGNTYIKVFLALKLQDVHAEDEGEKYIEEILDQIPSQSYVLRYAAKFYRRKNSWDKALELLKKALEVTPTSSFLHHQMGLCYRAQMIQIKKATHNKPKGKDKLKVDELVSSAVLHFKAAVERDSMFAFAYTDLANMYAEAGQYRNSEDIFQKALRLENITDDHKHQIHYHYGRFQEFHCKSESTAIHHYLEALKVKDRSSLRTKLTGSLKKLASKRLGHNGFDLQSLNALGFVYKLEGEKRQAAECYERAQKLDPENAEFLTALCELRLSM